In Formosa haliotis, the sequence GCACCACCTATATGTGCATGGAAAACATCCTCCAAATCGGTAGAATTTCTTCTAATTTTAGCATCAAAATTCACACCGCCACCTTGTAAACCACCAGCTTTTAGGAACACCAACATGGCTTCTGTCGTCTCTTGAATGTTATTTGGGAATTGATCTGTATCCCATCCGTTTTGGTAATCGCCTCGGTTTGCATCTAAACTTCCTAGCATACCCGCTTTTGCTGCAACTGCAATTTCATGCTGAAACGTATGCTGTGCTAAAGTAGCATGATTCACTTCAATATTTATTTTAAAATCTTTATCTAATCCGTATTCTTTTAAGAAACCAATAGCTGTAGCCGAATCAAAATCATATTGATGTTTCATAGGCTCCATAGGCTTAGGCTCGATAAAGAAATTTCCTTTAAACCCTTGTGCTCTAGCATAATCTCTAGCCATGCCTAGAAATTGTCCCATATGGTCTAATTCACGGCCCATATCGGTATTAAGTAAGGACATATAACCTTCACGACCTCCCCAAAACACATAGTTTTCACCATTTAAGGCGATGGTAGCATCTAAAGCTAATTTTATTTGTCCGCCGGCTCTTGCTAAAACATTAAAATCTGGGTTGGTTGATGCCCCATTCATATAACGTGGATTCGAGAAACAGTTGGCAGTACCCCAAAGCAATTTGACTCCAGAAGCCGCTTGTTTTTCTTTTAAATAATCTGTTATCGTAGCTAATCGGCTTTCCAATTCACCAAACGAAGATCCTTCTCTCACTAAATCTATATCGTGAAAACAGTAGTAATCGAAGCCCATTTTGGTAATGAATTCGAATGCAGCGTCGGCTTTTTGTTTTGCGGCCTCTATAGCATCTGAGGGTTCATCCCAAGGAAAATTTAAAGTTCCTGGACCAAATGGGTCTCCACCTATTCCGCAGAATGTATGCCAATACGAAATGGCAAATTTAAAATGCTCTCGCATGGTTTTTCCTGCTACAACTTGGTCTGGATTGTAATATTTAAAAGCTAAGGGATTATCTGATTCTTTACCTTCAAATTTAATATCTCCTATCCCTTTGTAATA encodes:
- the xylA gene encoding xylose isomerase is translated as MATLGNKEYYKGIGDIKFEGKESDNPLAFKYYNPDQVVAGKTMREHFKFAISYWHTFCGIGGDPFGPGTLNFPWDEPSDAIEAAKQKADAAFEFITKMGFDYYCFHDIDLVREGSSFGELESRLATITDYLKEKQAASGVKLLWGTANCFSNPRYMNGASTNPDFNVLARAGGQIKLALDATIALNGENYVFWGGREGYMSLLNTDMGRELDHMGQFLGMARDYARAQGFKGNFFIEPKPMEPMKHQYDFDSATAIGFLKEYGLDKDFKINIEVNHATLAQHTFQHEIAVAAKAGMLGSLDANRGDYQNGWDTDQFPNNIQETTEAMLVFLKAGGLQGGGVNFDAKIRRNSTDLEDVFHAHIGGADTFARALITADKIISSSAYDKLRTERYSSFDSGKGKDFEAGKLNLQDLYKIAQENGELKLQSGKQELFENIINQYI